The following are encoded together in the Montipora foliosa isolate CH-2021 chromosome 12, ASM3666993v2, whole genome shotgun sequence genome:
- the LOC137980885 gene encoding uncharacterized protein, whose product MKEQGKGNVDVQSLVERPQVYILARCGSSEAEQIAYINTRKVCLEGLKNKVVTSNGIQITDVMRLFHGDGPQQEFESGEQKGGNAGCSGCSGDARKYKYLSVSLSKPFLSLMDRLRKVLQGPAGRNKRNGGLKPFKNLRLEELREECQARGLPTDGKKKDLEETLREEMGGIQRVPAMMFFDQERTLEEINLGNYEVLPTEPLHDVKEHICNVLTELPAHLEREECVHFESIIECTFAGKEKLRGCDYRLAAVIVAQYLRGKVRAKVQSLLDSLTELSGLLYLSAQSRSPRLVLRLHNTAFLHAMLCKDIIGQPEILTTRKFYGRYWHSLTAHAAKQNRIISGKSANTEEEEERHFNTLQGITKLTNRRPGDVITPSLVRLQAEQHMAETRQGNAVKAQESQISKYYKALPPFPNTIIPNQYIVRNPKEYQAHLQSISDFLICGEGVWWQQIASGVEFRDGPDELNFRPEGPPLHHFRSSSLALEEKHLNQCWEICLADEAIRIPHRVIRLYGDNGDCIQVIHTDFLDDDNEGSSDEENENADNIKTSTSNEQCELEHWADDTEEQAESVELTAMDNGAFHALNKEPSVCYDSNDEDGGAGTQGLQITNISSLSTPDEHQYLQKSSSGLHNVPSRNDTVITSTPECKQSGKQLATKLCKNIAKVLGETDDVYRLDKAREDQKSHPASPFYNEKYQNLLSVMQTKILTKQTSLKKEHSNWEKEYCLKHDFHEPNLNDVKKDKKQYSVYKKIILCDELLKYWGVTVHLY is encoded by the exons ATGAAAGAGCAAGGAAAAGGAAATGTTGATGTACAGTCACTTGTAGAACGGCCGCAAGTTTACATCCTGGCAAGATGTGGGTCATCAGAAGCTGAACAAATTGCATATATAAATACCAGAAAGGTATGTTTGGAAGGCTTGAAAAACAAAGTGGTGACATCAAATGGCATTCAAATTACAGATGTCATGAGGCTTTTTCATGGTGATGGTCCACAGCAAGAATTTGAGAGTGGTGAACAGAAGGGTGGTAATGCTGGCTGTTCAGGCTGCAGTGGTGATGCTAGAAAGTACAAGTATTTGTCTGTTTCACTTTCTAAACCATTCTTATCTTTAATGGACCGTTTGAGGAAAGTTCTTCAAGGGCCTGCAGGCAGAAATAAGAGAAATGGGGGCCTCAAGCCTTTCAAAAATCTACGCCTGGAAGAGTTAAGAGAGGAATGCCAAGCAAGGGGGTTACCTACAGATGGCAAGAAGAAGGATCTTGAAGAGACCTTGAGAGAGGAAATGGGGGGAATTCAAAGGGTGCCAGCTATGATGTTCTTTGATCAGGAAAGGACACTGGAGGAAATCAATTTGG GAAATTATGAAGTCTTACCAACAGAACCTCTTCATGATGTTAAAGAGCATATCTGTAATGTCCTCACTGAACTTCCAGCCCACCTTGAGAGAGAAGAATGTGTTCACTTTGAAAGCATCATTGAGTGCACCTTTGCTGGTAAAGAGAAACTCCGTGGCTGTGATTATCGCCTTGCAGCTGTCATTGTGGCTCAATATCTGAGAG gAAAGGTTAGAGCGAAAGTGCAGTCCTTGCTGGATTCCCTGACTGAGCTCAGTGGGCTCCTTTACCTGTCCGCTCAGTCTCGCTCACCAAGACTTGTGCTACGTTTGCACAACACAGCATTTTTACATGCCATGCTTTGTAAGGATATCATTGGCCAACCTGAAATTCTGACCACCCGCAAGTTTTATGGAAGGTACTGGCATTCCCTAACAGCACATGCTGCTAAACAAAACAGAATAATTTCAGGCAAGTCAGCCAacacagaagaagaagaagagagacaTTTCAACACTCTGCAAGGCATCACGAAATTAACAAACAGAAGACCTGGTGATGTCATTACACCTAGTCTTGTTCGCCTTCAAGCTGAACAACACATGGCAGAAACCAGGCAGGGAAATGCAGTGAAAGCCCAAGAGTCCCAAATCTCGAAATACTATAAGGCATTACCACCATTTCCCAACACAATCATACCAAATCAGTATATTGTGAGAAATCCTAAAGAATACCAGGCTCACCTCCAGAGCATAAGTGATTTCCTTATCTGTGGTGAAGGTGTTTGGTGGCAGCAAATTGCCTCTGGAGTGGAGTTTCGGGATGGTCCAGATGAACTGAATTTCAGACCTGAAGGTCCACCTCTCCACCATTTCAGGTCAAGCAGCCTGGCATTAGAAGAGAAACACCTCAATCAATGTTGGGAAATCTGCCTAGCTGATGAAGCAATCAGAATTCCTCATAGAGTCATCAGATTGTATGGAGATAATGGTGACTGTATTCAAGTGATCCACACAGACTTTCTGGATGATGACAATGAAGGCAGCAGtgatgaagaaaatgaaaatgcagACAACATCAAAACATCTACAAGCAATGAACAATGTGAACTTGAGCACTGGGCTGATGATACTGAAGAGCAAGCTGAGAGTGTGGAATTAACTGCAATGGACAATGGAGCCTTTCATGCTTTGAATAAAGAACCTAGTGTATGTTATGATTCTAACGATGAAGATGGTGGTGCTGGTACTCAGGGACTCCAAATAACAAACATCTCCTCACTCTCCACTCCAGATGAACACCAGTATCTTCAGAAGAGCAGTTCTGGGCTCCATAATGTTCCATCAAGAAATGATACTGTCATCACATCTACCCCTGAATGCAAACAGTCCGGTAAGCAACTTGCCACAAAGCTTtgcaaaaacattgcaaaagttttgggggaGACGGATGATGTCTACAGGTTGGATAAAGCAAGAGAAGATCAGAAAAGTCACCCAGCAAGTCCTTTTTACAATGAGAAGTATCAAAACCTCCTTTCAGTGATGCAGACAAAGATATTAACAAAACAAACATCACTAAAAAAAGAACATAGCAACTGGGAAAAGGAATACTGTCTTAAGCATGACTTCCATGAACCGAATTTGAATGATGTGAAAAAAGACAAGAAACAATACTCTGTctacaagaaaataattttgtgCGATGAACTTCTGAAATATTGGGGAGTCACTGTTCATTTGTACTGA